One window from the genome of Candidatus Limnocylindrales bacterium encodes:
- the carA gene encoding glutamine-hydrolyzing carbamoyl-phosphate synthase small subunit: MKATLALADGRIFRGRGFGAEGKVGGEVVFNTSLSGYQEILTDPSYDGQIVVMTYPEIGNTGINAEDVESKRPYLAGFVVKEHWDAPSNWRSQRSLADYMKENGIVGIEWIDTRALVRHIRDHGAQQAVLATGDVDEQQLVREASERASLVGQDLATGVTTESAYRWIGGAWDLEKGYLDGPSEGPLVAAFDYGLKLNIARKLVAHGCRVVVVPAGTSADEIRALGVDGLFLSNGPGDPDAVRGAIDVVGKLAKEMPTFGICLGHQILALALGAKTYKMKFGHHGGNQPVLEVETGRVSITSQNHGFAVDEKSLPAGLKITHINLNDRTVEGFAHETLPIFSVQYHPEASPGPHDAEALFERFVQSMKTRSKASCENIAALSDKTLRQAS; the protein is encoded by the coding sequence GTGAAGGCAACGCTGGCTCTGGCGGACGGCCGCATCTTTCGCGGTCGCGGCTTCGGGGCGGAAGGGAAGGTGGGCGGCGAGGTCGTCTTCAACACCTCGCTGTCGGGCTACCAGGAGATCCTGACCGATCCGTCCTACGACGGTCAGATCGTCGTGATGACGTATCCCGAGATCGGAAACACCGGCATCAACGCCGAGGACGTCGAGTCGAAACGGCCGTACCTCGCCGGCTTCGTCGTCAAGGAGCACTGGGACGCGCCGAGCAACTGGCGCTCGCAGCGCTCGCTCGCCGACTACATGAAGGAGAACGGCATCGTCGGCATCGAGTGGATCGATACCCGCGCGCTGGTCAGGCACATCCGCGACCACGGTGCGCAGCAGGCCGTGCTCGCAACCGGCGACGTCGACGAGCAGCAGCTGGTACGCGAAGCCTCCGAGAGGGCGAGCCTCGTCGGCCAGGATCTGGCGACCGGCGTGACCACCGAGTCCGCGTACCGCTGGATCGGCGGAGCGTGGGATCTCGAGAAGGGTTATCTCGACGGTCCGTCGGAGGGTCCTCTGGTTGCCGCGTTCGACTACGGGCTCAAGCTCAACATCGCGCGCAAGCTGGTCGCGCACGGATGCCGCGTCGTCGTGGTGCCGGCCGGGACCAGCGCCGACGAGATCCGCGCGCTCGGCGTCGACGGGCTGTTCCTGTCGAACGGCCCGGGTGATCCCGATGCCGTGCGCGGCGCGATCGACGTCGTCGGCAAGCTCGCGAAGGAGATGCCGACGTTCGGCATCTGCCTCGGCCACCAGATCCTCGCGCTCGCGCTCGGCGCGAAGACCTACAAGATGAAGTTCGGCCACCACGGCGGCAACCAGCCGGTGCTCGAAGTCGAAACCGGCCGCGTGTCGATCACGTCGCAGAACCACGGATTTGCCGTCGACGAGAAGTCGCTGCCGGCGGGCCTCAAGATCACCCACATCAACCTCAACGACCGTACCGTCGAAGGCTTCGCGCACGAGACGCTTCCGATCTTCTCGGTGCAATACCACCCGGAGGCCTCTCCGGGTCCGCACGACGCCGAGGCGCTGTTCGAGCGCTTCGTGCAGTCGATGAAGACCAGATCGAAAGCGAGCTGCGAGAACATCGCGGCGCTGAGCGACAAAACCCTGAGACAGGCGAGCTGA
- a CDS encoding dihydroorotase gives MAGTTGIATSRNASRAPTSRGDSGAQTSRGDSHAPRNVLIRGGRVIDPASGRDGLFDVLVADGVIDSIGAAGTLDPKQLAMPGIAGASPVLDATGFIVAPGFVDMHVHLREPGFEYKETIETGARAAAAGGVTSVACMANTNPVNDNAAVTQYILEKASKAGFANVFPIGAVSVGLAGERMAEFGEMAEAGVVAFSDDGMPVIDSALMRRALEYARMFRLPVIVHEEDPGLCCGAVMHEGAVSVKLGLKGMPSAGESVMVARDIELVRTSRGRLHIAHISCAESVDMVRRAKAEGLDVTAEAAPHHFMLDDTAVEEYNTNAKMKPPLRSRSDVEAIRRGLADGTIDAIATDHAPHHRDEKVCEFDKAAFGIVGLETMLPLSLELVRRGYLDLSRMIDALSTQPAKILGIGRGTLAVGAPADIVIFDPERDWTLRADAMATKSRNTPFDGWKLSGKAICTLVGGAVVWSDMASKENIK, from the coding sequence ATGGCAGGGACGACAGGAATCGCGACCTCGCGAAACGCCAGCCGCGCGCCCACGTCGCGTGGCGACAGCGGCGCGCAGACATCGCGTGGCGACAGCCACGCGCCGAGAAACGTGCTGATCCGTGGCGGGCGCGTGATCGATCCGGCCTCGGGCCGCGACGGCCTGTTCGACGTGCTCGTTGCCGACGGCGTCATCGACTCGATCGGTGCCGCCGGCACGCTCGATCCGAAGCAGCTCGCAATGCCGGGCATCGCCGGAGCGTCGCCGGTCCTCGACGCCACCGGATTCATCGTCGCGCCCGGCTTCGTCGACATGCACGTGCATCTTCGCGAGCCCGGCTTCGAGTACAAGGAAACGATCGAAACCGGTGCGCGCGCCGCGGCCGCCGGCGGCGTCACGTCGGTCGCGTGCATGGCCAACACCAATCCGGTCAACGACAACGCGGCCGTCACGCAGTACATCCTCGAGAAGGCGAGCAAGGCCGGCTTCGCCAACGTGTTCCCGATCGGCGCAGTCTCGGTCGGCCTGGCGGGCGAGCGCATGGCGGAGTTCGGCGAGATGGCCGAGGCCGGAGTCGTCGCGTTCTCCGACGACGGGATGCCGGTCATCGACAGCGCGCTCATGCGGCGCGCGCTCGAGTACGCACGCATGTTCCGGCTGCCCGTCATCGTGCACGAGGAAGATCCCGGCCTGTGTTGCGGGGCCGTGATGCACGAAGGCGCGGTCTCGGTGAAGCTCGGCCTGAAGGGCATGCCGTCGGCCGGCGAGTCGGTGATGGTCGCGCGCGACATCGAGCTGGTCCGCACGTCGCGCGGGCGGCTCCACATCGCGCACATCTCGTGCGCCGAGTCGGTCGACATGGTGCGGCGCGCGAAAGCCGAAGGCCTCGACGTGACCGCCGAAGCGGCACCGCATCACTTCATGCTCGATGACACCGCGGTCGAGGAATACAACACCAACGCCAAGATGAAGCCGCCGCTGCGCAGCCGCAGCGACGTCGAGGCGATCCGCCGGGGCCTGGCCGACGGCACCATCGATGCGATCGCGACCGACCATGCGCCGCACCACCGCGACGAGAAGGTCTGCGAGTTCGACAAGGCGGCGTTCGGGATCGTCGGGCTGGAGACGATGCTGCCGCTGTCGCTCGAGCTGGTGCGGCGCGGCTATCTCGATCTGTCGCGCATGATCGATGCGCTCTCGACGCAGCCGGCGAAGATTCTCGGCATCGGCAGAGGCACGCTTGCCGTCGGCGCGCCGGCCGACATCGTGATCTTCGATCCGGAACGCGACTGGACGCTTCGCGCGGACGCAATGGCAACCAAGAGCCGCAACACTCCATTCGACGGATGGAAGCTGAGCGGAAAAGCGATCTGCACGCTCGTCGGCGGCGCGGTCGTCTGGTCGGACATGGCATCGAAGGAGAACATCAAGTGA
- a CDS encoding aspartate carbamoyltransferase catalytic subunit, producing MAFASRHLLGLENVSASDISLLLDTAESLVEVSRREVKKLPTLRGKTVVNLFVENSTRTRTSFEIAAKRMSADAINISTSSSSMTKGETLEDTARNLAAMAPDCIVVRHPASGAARFLTGVVDCSIINAGDGSHEHPTQALLDLLTIRQKKKRPWEDLVVTIVGDILHSRVARSNLYGLRTLGAKVRLCGPPTLLPDEFRDFGAELFYDVGDAVRDADVIMMLRIQRERQAGNFFPSLNEYARYYCLTADVVKKASPDVIILHPGPINRGIEISSEVADGPYSVIMSQVANGVALRMALLYQLIVPGADGIRGSEVLQTAVTASDSRMAAPTVAEELPQPAIAARAV from the coding sequence ATGGCATTCGCTAGTCGCCATCTGCTCGGACTGGAAAACGTTTCCGCCTCGGATATCTCGCTGCTGCTCGACACCGCCGAATCGCTGGTCGAAGTCTCGCGCCGCGAAGTCAAGAAGCTGCCCACGCTTCGGGGCAAGACCGTCGTCAACCTGTTCGTGGAAAACAGCACGCGCACGCGCACGTCGTTCGAGATCGCGGCGAAACGCATGTCGGCCGACGCGATCAACATCTCGACGTCCTCCTCGAGCATGACCAAGGGCGAGACGCTCGAAGACACCGCGCGAAACCTCGCGGCGATGGCGCCCGACTGCATCGTGGTGCGCCATCCTGCGTCGGGCGCGGCGCGCTTCCTGACCGGCGTCGTCGACTGCTCGATCATCAACGCCGGCGACGGCAGTCACGAGCATCCGACGCAGGCGCTGCTCGACCTGCTGACGATCCGGCAGAAAAAGAAACGGCCGTGGGAAGACCTCGTCGTGACGATCGTCGGCGACATCCTGCATTCGCGAGTGGCGCGCTCGAACCTGTACGGGCTTCGCACGCTCGGCGCGAAAGTTCGCCTCTGCGGGCCGCCGACGCTTCTGCCCGACGAATTCCGGGACTTCGGCGCCGAGCTCTTCTACGACGTCGGCGACGCCGTGCGTGACGCCGACGTGATCATGATGCTGCGCATCCAGCGCGAACGGCAGGCGGGGAATTTCTTTCCGTCGCTCAACGAATATGCGCGCTACTACTGCCTGACCGCCGACGTCGTCAAGAAAGCGAGCCCGGACGTGATCATCCTTCATCCGGGCCCGATCAACAGGGGCATCGAGATTTCGAGCGAGGTCGCCGACGGGCCGTATTCGGTCATCATGAGCCAGGTGGCAAACGGCGTCGCGTTGCGCATGGCGCTGCTCTACCAGCTGATCGTGCCGGGAGCGGACGGGATTCGCGGAAGCGAGGTCCTTCAGACGGCGGTCACGGCATCCGACTCGCGAATGGCAGCACCAACGGTGGCGGAAGAGCTGCCTCAGCCGGCGATCGCAGCCCGCGCGGTCTGA
- the pyrR gene encoding bifunctional pyr operon transcriptional regulator/uracil phosphoribosyltransferase PyrR, whose product MSVEVLDEAGIRRALTRIAHEVVERNGGGRDVRFVGIHTNGVPLARRIAEAVARIEGIEGRPVVGAIDITLYRDDGGRLGATARLEPTDIPFDLTDRKVVLVDDVLYTGRTIRAALDALIDFGRPASVQLAVLVDRGHRELPIRADYVGKNIPTSRSQKVRVELAELGTPDAVRVEEAANGIR is encoded by the coding sequence ATGTCGGTCGAAGTGCTCGACGAGGCCGGCATCCGCCGCGCACTGACCCGCATCGCGCACGAAGTCGTCGAGCGCAACGGCGGCGGGCGCGACGTCCGCTTCGTCGGAATTCACACGAACGGCGTTCCGCTGGCGCGCCGCATCGCCGAAGCCGTTGCCCGCATCGAAGGCATCGAAGGCCGGCCGGTCGTCGGCGCGATCGACATTACGCTCTACCGCGACGACGGCGGGCGCCTTGGCGCAACGGCCCGCCTCGAGCCGACCGACATTCCGTTCGACCTGACCGACCGCAAAGTCGTGCTGGTCGACGACGTTCTCTACACGGGCCGAACCATTCGCGCGGCGCTCGATGCGCTGATCGACTTCGGCCGTCCGGCCTCCGTGCAGCTCGCGGTCCTCGTCGACCGCGGGCATCGCGAGCTTCCGATCCGCGCCGATTACGTCGGCAAGAACATTCCCACGTCCCGTTCGCAGAAGGTCCGCGTCGAGCTTGCCGAGCTCGGAACGCCGGACGCGGTTCGCGTCGAGGAGGCAGCCAATGGCATTCGCTAG
- a CDS encoding ATP-binding protein, with amino-acid sequence MRLSDPELRILVLAPTEKDAKLTEGIFERAQIDCRCFAGLPALCAELDRGAGAVLVPEEILAGDEANRLILRIAQQPPWSDLPVLVVARLGADSAAVARAMELLGNVTVLERPTRVAALVSAARTALRARQRQYQIRQHLADREESEKALRINDRRKDEFLAILAHELRNPLAPIRNSVFILRDLSAGGGEVAEIAEMMERQVNHMVRLVDDLLEVSRITRDKIDLRKERVELSSIVRAALEATRPAIDAAAHRLDIEIPETSILLDADPVRLSQVLANLLNNAAKYTDAGGHIRLRAREDGDAVEISVCDNGTGISREMLPRVFDLFTQATQGSIRAQGGLGIGLTLVKRLVEMHGGTVTATSAGIGLGSEFSIRLPVARAEAAERSGPEIDTVKALMRRRVLVVDDNVDAADSLAALLEHLGVETFVAYGGADAIEALPKFQPAVVLLDIGMPDMDGHEVARRIRKHQTDHVTLIAMTGWGQEEDRRRSEEAGFDYHLIKPADVHALGALLRSLEQPAAAVRLAH; translated from the coding sequence GTGAGACTGTCCGATCCCGAGCTTCGCATCCTGGTGCTCGCTCCGACGGAGAAGGACGCGAAGCTCACGGAGGGAATCTTCGAGCGGGCGCAGATCGACTGCCGATGCTTCGCGGGTCTTCCGGCTTTGTGCGCGGAGCTCGACAGAGGCGCAGGAGCCGTGCTGGTTCCCGAGGAAATCCTCGCCGGCGACGAAGCCAACCGGCTGATCCTCAGAATCGCGCAGCAGCCGCCGTGGTCGGATCTGCCGGTGCTCGTGGTTGCGCGGCTCGGCGCAGATTCCGCCGCGGTCGCGCGTGCAATGGAGCTGCTCGGCAACGTGACCGTGCTCGAGCGGCCGACGCGCGTCGCGGCGCTCGTCAGCGCAGCGCGCACGGCGCTTCGCGCGCGTCAGCGCCAGTACCAGATCCGCCAGCATCTCGCCGACCGGGAGGAATCCGAGAAGGCTCTTCGCATCAACGATCGGCGCAAGGACGAGTTCCTCGCGATCCTCGCGCACGAGCTGCGCAATCCGCTCGCGCCGATCCGCAACTCGGTCTTCATCCTGAGAGACCTGAGCGCCGGCGGCGGCGAGGTCGCCGAGATCGCGGAGATGATGGAGCGCCAGGTCAATCACATGGTGCGCCTGGTCGACGACCTGCTCGAGGTCTCGCGGATCACCCGCGACAAGATCGACCTTCGCAAGGAACGGGTCGAGCTTTCGTCGATCGTGCGCGCGGCGCTCGAAGCGACGCGGCCGGCCATCGACGCCGCGGCCCACCGCCTGGACATCGAGATCCCGGAAACCTCGATCCTTCTCGACGCCGATCCCGTCCGCCTTTCGCAGGTGCTCGCGAATCTGCTGAACAACGCGGCCAAATACACCGACGCCGGCGGTCACATCCGGCTTCGTGCACGCGAGGATGGCGACGCAGTGGAAATCTCCGTCTGCGACAACGGGACCGGAATATCACGCGAGATGCTGCCGCGCGTGTTCGACCTGTTCACGCAGGCCACACAGGGATCGATCCGCGCGCAGGGCGGTCTCGGCATCGGCCTGACGCTCGTCAAACGCCTCGTCGAAATGCACGGCGGTACCGTGACGGCGACGAGCGCAGGAATCGGTCTGGGCAGCGAGTTCTCGATACGGCTCCCGGTGGCGCGCGCGGAGGCCGCCGAGCGGTCGGGCCCGGAGATCGATACCGTCAAGGCACTCATGCGCCGCCGCGTGCTCGTCGTCGACGACAACGTCGATGCAGCCGACAGCCTCGCGGCGCTGCTCGAGCACCTCGGAGTCGAAACGTTCGTCGCGTACGGCGGAGCCGACGCGATCGAAGCACTGCCGAAGTTCCAGCCTGCCGTCGTTCTGCTCGACATCGGGATGCCGGACATGGACGGCCACGAAGTCGCGCGCCGCATCCGCAAGCATCAGACCGACCACGTCACGCTGATTGCGATGACGGGATGGGGCCAGGAAGAAGACCGCCGCCGCTCGGAAGAGGCGGGGTTCGACTATCACCTGATCAAACCGGCCGATGTGCACGCGCTCGGCGCGCTGCTGCGATCGCTCGAGCAGCCGGCCGCCGCGGTTCGGCTCGCGCACTGA